A section of the Dehalobacter sp. DCM genome encodes:
- a CDS encoding uroporphyrinogen decarboxylase family protein, translating into MLTKRQNLMEVLKGGSPDRFVKQYEAFHLIMNTPIVRRKPSLGEEVVNEWGVTLRWPEGQMASFPVHDSEHKVIKDITKWRETVKAPNVICPEEAWAKAQAAVAAIDRNEEFATVFIAPGIFEHLHYLMGMEDALMSFYEEPEAMHELIDYITEFELALAKELVDHLHPDALFHHDDWGSQKNSFLSPDMFKEFILPAYKKVYGFYKANGVEVIIHHSDSYAANLVPFMIEMGIDIWQGVMNTNDIPALIEKYGKQITFMGGIHSGLVDFPEWTQENCAKLVEETCRANGKLYFIPCITHGGPQSNFPGVDIAVDNEIDKMSKLMF; encoded by the coding sequence ATGTTAACAAAAAGACAGAATTTAATGGAAGTACTAAAAGGCGGAAGTCCGGACCGATTTGTGAAACAGTATGAGGCTTTTCATCTAATTATGAACACACCGATTGTCCGTCGGAAACCTTCTCTCGGCGAAGAAGTTGTGAATGAATGGGGTGTCACGCTTCGTTGGCCTGAGGGACAGATGGCTTCTTTTCCCGTTCATGATTCGGAGCATAAAGTCATAAAAGATATCACAAAATGGCGGGAAACGGTGAAAGCGCCAAATGTGATTTGCCCGGAAGAAGCCTGGGCTAAAGCACAGGCAGCTGTCGCAGCCATTGATCGCAACGAAGAATTTGCCACCGTCTTTATTGCGCCGGGGATCTTTGAACACCTTCATTACCTCATGGGCATGGAAGATGCTTTGATGAGTTTCTATGAAGAACCCGAAGCCATGCATGAACTGATTGATTATATTACCGAATTTGAACTCGCACTGGCGAAAGAATTAGTTGACCACTTGCATCCTGATGCCCTGTTCCATCATGATGATTGGGGCAGTCAGAAAAACTCTTTCTTATCTCCTGACATGTTTAAAGAATTTATCCTGCCTGCGTATAAAAAAGTCTATGGCTTTTATAAGGCAAACGGCGTTGAAGTCATTATACACCACAGTGACAGCTATGCGGCCAATCTCGTTCCTTTCATGATCGAAATGGGAATTGACATCTGGCAGGGTGTCATGAACACGAATGATATTCCTGCATTGATTGAAAAATACGGCAAACAAATTACTTTCATGGGAGGCATCCACAGCGGTTTGGTTGATTTCCCGGAGTGGACACAGGAAAACTGTGCGAAACTCGTTGAAGAAACCTGCAGAGCAAACGGCAAACTTTACTTCATTCCCTGCATCACCCATGGTGGCCCTCAGAGTAACTTCCCCGGTGTCGATATCGCCGTTGACAATGAAATAGACAAAATGAGCAAGCTCATGTTTTAA
- a CDS encoding corrinoid protein: protein MVKINEVKTMVEAGKTKLIPGLVQEALDEGSAAKDILQAMVDSMSVVGDKFSTGEIFVPEMLMAAKAMAKGVDVLKPLLAGDSSNSLGTCIIGTVAGDLHDIGKNLVSMMIESAGFTMVDLGVDVPAGRWIEAINENQNVTLVACSGLLTTTMPALKEAVQTIKGSGLTGFKVIVGGAPVTQEFANEIGADGFAPDAGSAAVKAVELVK, encoded by the coding sequence ATGGTAAAAATCAATGAAGTTAAAACAATGGTAGAAGCAGGAAAAACAAAACTTATTCCCGGACTGGTTCAGGAAGCATTGGATGAAGGCAGCGCAGCCAAAGATATTCTTCAGGCAATGGTCGACTCAATGAGTGTCGTTGGCGACAAATTCTCTACCGGAGAAATCTTTGTACCGGAAATGCTGATGGCTGCTAAAGCCATGGCCAAAGGCGTTGATGTCCTGAAACCGTTACTGGCTGGCGACAGCAGCAATTCCCTCGGAACCTGCATCATCGGAACCGTTGCCGGCGATCTGCACGATATCGGCAAAAACCTTGTTTCCATGATGATCGAAAGCGCCGGCTTCACCATGGTCGACCTGGGCGTGGATGTCCCGGCTGGCAGATGGATTGAAGCCATCAATGAAAACCAGAACGTCACCTTAGTCGCATGTTCCGGTCTTCTGACCACCACCATGCCGGCTTTGAAAGAAGCAGTTCAGACGATTAAAGGCAGCGGACTCACCGGCTTTAAAGTCATCGTCGGCGGCGCGCCAGTAACCCAGGAATTCGCTAACGAAATCGGTGCTGACGGATTTGCTCCCGATGCCGGCAGTGCTGCGGTTAAAGCGGTTGAATTGGTTAAGTAA
- a CDS encoding MFS transporter, whose amino-acid sequence MGERLKSSIINIYGVGELGFILLMTMATSYYSYFITDVALLSAAAMGTILLTARIVDAISVIFAGGIIEKSNMKWGKYRSWLLVGPILIAIFFLVMFYNPNLSPAAKALYLGVAYVAAHVCVNLATVAYYTLVAVLGKDPTDRTLLSARRGQANAAAKVIFGLIAMPMVIYIGGGNEAKGFFLTVLIFAVVMMASFFTIAKIAKPFDDGKNAVSAGASRVTVGDMAKAIGTNGQLLILMLTEVTRFTAMFGTYAMVTYYFKYVVGSMLMISIFFVAINVAMLIGTIVSQMLIKKLDKKPTYLIGLIIFLISLISVYLFANNATTFITLMAIGFFGFAFGNTLNTGMYSDTADYVEWKTGKSTKGAVMAMFTLPIKIGIAIGGAVAGYGLAGIGYAANVPVTPELIGGVKMLTVAIPGISAVIGIIIIFFYKLNTAMLTQYQKEIKERA is encoded by the coding sequence ATGGGAGAAAGATTAAAAAGCAGTATCATTAACATCTATGGCGTTGGCGAGTTAGGGTTTATCTTATTAATGACGATGGCGACATCCTATTATTCTTATTTTATTACCGACGTCGCGCTGTTATCAGCCGCAGCAATGGGTACTATCCTTCTGACCGCCCGGATCGTGGATGCAATTTCTGTTATTTTTGCCGGCGGAATCATCGAAAAAAGCAACATGAAATGGGGCAAATACCGTTCCTGGCTTTTAGTCGGGCCGATACTTATTGCTATCTTCTTTCTGGTGATGTTTTATAACCCGAACCTGAGTCCGGCAGCCAAGGCATTATATCTGGGTGTTGCCTACGTTGCCGCTCACGTTTGTGTCAATCTAGCGACCGTTGCTTATTATACGCTGGTTGCCGTCCTGGGCAAAGATCCCACAGACAGAACCCTTCTCTCAGCCAGAAGAGGCCAGGCCAATGCAGCGGCAAAGGTTATCTTTGGTCTGATCGCCATGCCGATGGTGATTTACATTGGCGGCGGAAATGAAGCAAAAGGTTTCTTTCTTACTGTTCTTATCTTTGCGGTTGTCATGATGGCATCTTTCTTCACGATTGCTAAGATTGCCAAACCCTTTGATGACGGAAAAAATGCTGTCAGTGCGGGCGCCTCGAGAGTCACCGTCGGGGATATGGCGAAAGCTATCGGTACAAACGGCCAGCTGCTCATTCTAATGCTGACGGAAGTGACCCGGTTTACCGCCATGTTCGGCACGTATGCGATGGTAACGTATTACTTCAAATATGTCGTCGGCAGCATGCTGATGATTTCTATCTTCTTCGTCGCTATTAATGTCGCTATGCTGATCGGCACGATCGTATCGCAGATGCTGATCAAAAAACTTGATAAGAAACCTACGTACCTGATTGGCTTGATAATTTTCCTGATCAGTTTAATATCCGTCTACCTATTTGCGAATAATGCGACAACATTCATTACGCTGATGGCGATCGGTTTCTTTGGCTTTGCTTTCGGAAACACGCTGAATACCGGCATGTATTCTGATACTGCGGATTATGTTGAATGGAAAACCGGTAAAAGCACTAAAGGGGCTGTAATGGCGATGTTCACACTGCCGATCAAGATCGGGATCGCCATCGGCGGAGCAGTTGCCGGTTACGGTCTTGCGGGGATAGGCTATGCTGCGAATGTTCCTGTGACACCGGAACTGATTGGCGGCGTCAAAATGTTGACCGTCGCTATTCCGGGTATTTCCGCTGTAATCGGGATTATTATTATCTTCTTCTATAAACTGAACACAGCTATGCTAACGCAATATCAAAAAGAAATCAAGGAAAGAGCATAA